A stretch of Caenorhabditis elegans chromosome IV DNA encodes these proteins:
- the C05C12.5 gene encoding Phosphoprotein (Confirmed by transcript evidence) codes for MAKYFGATDAFNAIVQKVDETLIQAESHLRNLHEDTVGAKPSDSLPDRTIVPSPSSQSERSCSPEPRIVAPQLSAYSGSSAASSSSVNHIDVKSKSYLALDKKKALIMTSLKSKRVMNDSDVTKVQKLIDDLFGKQTSSSSSSMSILQL; via the exons ATGGCAAAATACTTTGGCGCCACAGATGCATTCAATgcaattgttcaaaaagtcGACGAAACACTTATTCAAGCAGAATCCCATCTTCGTAATCTTCATGAAGATACAGTGGGAGCAAAGCCGTCTGATAGTTTGCCGGACCGCACTATCGTTCCGTCCCC ATCTTCTCAATCGGAACGTTCATGCTCCCCGGAGCCTCGTATTGTTGCTCCTCAATTGTCTGCATACTCTGGATCATCCGCTGCGTCTTCTTCTTCCGTGAATCATATTGATGTGAAGAGCAAGTCGTATTTGGCATTGGATAAGAAGAAAGCACTGATCATGACTTCGCTCAAGTCAAAGAGAGTTATGAACGATAGTGATGTgacaaaagttcagaaatt gatcGATGACTTGTTCGGAAAACAAACTTCTTCGTCCTCATCTTCCATGTCCATCCTTCAGTTGTAG
- the nhr-7 gene encoding Nuclear hormone receptor family member nhr-7 (Confirmed by transcript evidence) gives MQSYTNRICAVCGDTPAKIHYGVLACFGCKGFFRRAVKDGRNKYVCRFEKNCEVTKFERNACRYCRFRKCLLVGMNPDYVRPDREKSKKGKTVLSKKKSVSRSLSYRLADPSDWTSFLSPSSRKQLSEIGKLAETCSTSTNFDGIGNFSLKSLIADRSLARKTGDSEAMDCSNSPRQLNEQFLGIERIVQCVDYIDRFLVMLEEEHCRKFSVEDKSALISDTMIHLLLFESTSRFVAKGAPGLEDLKLSLAQLPICTTHLTQKIADVFETYLRKPPSIIEYSVLKAYIVLSAESTVLSNSLNESLSLARENLSELLFKVIKHSRNKTSISAANSLSTILHFVYESRNLASRIRQSQQPFFVRDSDPKIPFHKILTDIINPEVSDLLLTTANCRKLSTQMGSSLSSVPPVPPPSDTVPLFHFSPPSLSPCQISAPPPPQQQYTDYSQMPSTSSYPANSSPFQSPYRPNSLSSFPKIPLEMTKSIEEFLRPNGMTTDEMNKPLEKNWADGFRLTPVFNKDIVSQFFPELSNINQHHPF, from the exons ATGCAATCATACACTAATCGAATTTGTGCAGTTTGTGGAGATACACCGGCTAAG attcATTATGGCGTTCTAGCTTGTTTTGGATGTAAAGGTTTTTTCCGGAGAGCAGTAAAAGACGGACGAAACAAATATGTTTGtagatttgagaaaaattgtgaagttACCAAAT tTGAAAGAAATGCCTGCCGATACTGCCGTTTCAGAAAATGCCTTCTTGTCGGAATGAACCCAGATT atgttCGACCAGAtcgagaaaaaagtaaaaaaggaaaaacagtgttatcaaaaaagaaaagtgtgtCTCGAAGTTTGTCATATCGACTAGCAGATCCTTCTGATTGGACATCATTTTTATCTCCATCATCACGAAaacaactttctgaaattggaaaactcgCCGAAACATGTTCAACTTCAACTAATTTTGATGGAATaggaaatttttcactgaaaagttTAATAGCTGATCGTTCATTGGCACGGAAAACTGGAGATTCTGAAGCCATGGATTGTTCAAATTCACCCAGACAGTtgaatgaacaatttttgggaatAGAGAGAATTGTGCAATGTGTCGATTACATTGATCGATTTTTGGTCATGTTGGAAGAAGAACACTGTAGAAAGTTTAGTGTTGAAGATAAG agcGCATTGATAAGTGATACAATGATTCATTTGCTGCTCTTCGAGTCCACTTCAAGATTTGTTGCAAAAGGAGCACCTGGGCTGGAAGATCTGAAATTGTCACTTGCACAACTTCCAAT ATGTACAACTCATTTAACTCAGAAAATTGCGGATGTTTTCGAAACTTACCTGAGAAAGCCTCCATCAATAATTGAATATTCAGTATTGAAAGCATATATTGTATTGTCAGCTG AGAGTACAGTGTTGTCAAACTCATTGAATGAAAGCCTTTCGTTGGCTCGAGAGAATTTATCAGAACTTTTGTTCAAAGTTATCAAACACAGTAGAAACAAGACTTCAATATCAGCAGCAAACAGTTTATCAACTATTCTTCATTTTGTTTATGAATCCCGG AATCTGGCATCTCGAATTCGACAATCTCAGCAACCATTTTTTGTCCGGGATTCTGATCCCAAGATCCCATTCCACAAAATTCTCACCGACATAATAAATCCAGAAGTATCAGATCTTCTGCTGACAACTGCTAACTGTCGTAAATTATCAACTCAAATGGGATCATCACTTTCATCAGTTCCACCAGTTCCTCCACCATCTGATACAGTTCCTTTATTCCATTTCTCACCTCCATCATTGTCTCCTTGTCAAATCAGTGCACCTCCACCGCCACAACAACAGTACACAGATTATTCTCAAATGCCGTCTACCTCTTCTTATCCAGCAAATTCAAGTCCTTTCCAATCTCCATACCGCCCGAATTCACTCTCATCATTTCCGAAAATTCCTCTTGAAATGACAAAATCAATTGAAGAATTTCTTCGTCCAAATGGAATGACAACTGATGAAATGAACAAaccattggaaaaaaattgggcagaTGGATTCAGATTGACTCCAGTTTTTAATAAAGATATtgtctctcaatttttccccgAACTTTCTAATATTAATCAACATCaccctttttaa
- the F54D1.1 gene encoding KHDC4/BBP-like KH-domain type I domain-containing protein (Confirmed by transcript evidence), translated as MLSTSASLYLNELINEMRQLSETPIDCKNARMLLSKEISKVFDELYRHGQGFIDNGYGSDYNKNDFYSPHSANSGYSASPFPSRPSLPNHALSTSFYHNSFMTPIRNGRMRSPDQDLGDWSREKINDTQHVLQTKVYIPEPPVSIDGKKVKCNYIGRILGPSGMSARMIENQYDVTLLIRGAGSVRNKAMDERVRKRNEHLEEPLHVLLIARHNDKTKCEEILNKAAEKIESLLTPIHDEYKMDQLVSYAKMNGTYQERPKRKSQLDEQSHSNYWAPH; from the exons ATGCTCTCGACTTCCGCAAGCCT TTATCTGAACGAGCTGATCAATGAGATGAGACAATTATCGGAGACACCAATTGATTGTAAAAATGCAAGAATGTTGTTGTCAAAAGAGatttcgaaagttttcgaTGAATTGTATCGTCACGGTCAAGGGTTTATAGATAATGGATATGGTTCAGATTATAATAAGAATGATTTTTACTCG CCGCATTCCGCAAATTCTGGCTACTCTGCATCTCCATTCCCATCTCGTCCATCTCTTCCAAACCATGCGTTGTCCACATCGTTTTATCATAATTCATTCATGACACCAATTAGAAATGGAAGAATGCGATCTCCGGATCAAGATCTTGGAGATTGGTCTCGTGAGAAAATTAATGATACTCAGCATGTGCTTCAGACAAAAGTTTATATTCCGGAGCCACCGGTTTCCATTGACGGGAAGAAAGT aaaatgcaACTACATTGGTCGCATTCTTGGTCCATCAGGAATGTCTGCAAGAAtgattgaaaatcaatatgaTGTTACTCTTCTTATTCGTGGAGCCGGATCTGTCAGAAACAAGGCAATGGATGAAAGAGTGAGGAAGAGAAATGAACACTTGGAGGAGCCCCTTCACGTTCTTCTTATTGCAAGACACAATGACAAGACAAA ATGTGAGGAGATTCTCAACAAGgctgcagaaaaaattgaaagtctTTTGACTCCAATTCATGATGAGTACAAAATGGATCAATTGGTTAGTTATGCAAAGATGAATGGAACTTATCAGGAAAgaccaaaaagaaaaagccaATTGGATGAGCAATCCCATAGTAATTATTGGGCTCCACACTGA
- the gtl-2 gene encoding LSDAT_euk domain-containing protein (Confirmed by transcript evidence): MINETKTNGISEETISDNEEEEEEEERHRTSSFLRLLNAPRNSMCNANTVHSISSFRSDHLSRKSTHKFLDNPNLFAIELTEKLSPPWIENTFEKRECIRFAALPKDPERCGCGRPLSAHTPASTFFSTLPVHLLEKEQQTWTIANNTQTSTTDAFGTIVFQGGAHAHKAQYVRLSYDSEPLDVMYLMEKVWGLEAPRLVITVHGGMSNFELEERLGRLFRKGMLKAAQTTGAWIITSGLDSGVVRHVAKALDEAGISARMRSQIVTIGIAPWGVIKRKERLIRQNEHVYYDVHSLSVNANVGILNDRHSYFLLADNGTVGRFGADLHLRQNLENHIATFGCNGRKVPVVCTLLEGGISSINAIHDYVTMKPDIPAIVCDGSGRAADIISFAARYINSDGTFAAEVGEKLRNLIKMVFPETDQEEMFRKITECVIRDDLLRIFRYGQEEEEDVDFVILSTVLQKQNLPPDEQLALTLSWNRVDLAKSCLFSNGRKWSSDVLEKAMNDALYWDRVDFVECLLENGVSMKNFLSINRLENLYNMDDINSAHSVRNWMENFDSMDPHTYLTIPMIGQVVEKLMGNAFQLYYTSRSFKGKYDRYKRINQSSYFHRKRKIVQKELFKKKSDDQINDNEEEDFSFAYPFNDLLIWAVLTSRHGMAECMWVHGEDAMAKCLLAIRLYKATAKIAEDEYLDVEEAKRLFDNAVKCREDAIELLDQCYRADHDRTLRLLRMELPHWGNNNCLSLAVLANTKTFLAHPCCQILLAELWHGSLKVRSGSNVRVLTALICPPAILFMAYKPKHSKTARLLSEETPEQLPYPRESITSTTSNRYRYSKGPEEQKETLLEKGSYTKKVTIISSRKNSGVASVYGSASSMMFKREPQLNKFERFRAFYSSPITKFWSWCIAFLIFLTTQTCILLLETSLKPSKYEWITFIYTVTLSVEHIRKLMTSEGSRINEKVKVFYAKWYNIWTSAALLFFLVGYGFRLVPMYRHSWGRVLLSFSNVLFYMKIFEYLSVHPLLGPYIQMAAKMVWSMCYICVLLLVPLMAFGVNRQALTEPNVKDWHWLLVRNIFYKPYFMLYGEVYAGEIDTCGDEGIRCFPGYFIPPLLMVIFLLVANILLLNLLIAIFNNIYNDSIEKSKEIWLFQRYQQLMEYHDSPFLPPPFSIFAHVYHFIDYLYNLRRPDTKRFRSEHSIKLSVTEDEMKRIQDFEEDCIDTLTRIRKLKLNTKEPLSVTDLTELTCQRVHDLMQENFLLKSRVYDIETKIDHISNSSDEVVQILKNKKLSQNFAASSLSLPDTSIEVPKITKTLIDCHLSPVSIEDRLATRSPLLANLQRDHTLRKYDDANFQPGKLQRRARLHSSSCSISQDMKEMKTSMSSRNLKREDSGEITTSSHGGYDSDVSGPD; the protein is encoded by the exons ATGATAAACGAAACGAAAACGAATGGAATCAGTGAAGAGACGATAAGTGataatgaagaagaagaagaagaggaagaaag acatcgTACATCTTCATTCCTCCGATTGTTAAATGCTCCGAGAAATTCCATGTGCAATGCCAACACCGTTCACAGTATCTCATCGTTCCG ATCGGACCATCTTTCTCGTAAATCAACACATAAATTTCTCGATAATCCAAATTTGTTTGCAATTgaattaactgaaaaactaTCACCTCCATGGATTGAGAACACATTTGAGAAACGAGAATGTATTCGATTCGCAGCTTTACCAAAGGATCCAGAAAGATGTGGATGTGGAAGACCACTGTCAGCTCATACACCAGCGTCTACTTTCTTCAGCACACTTCCAGTACatttattagaaaaagaaCAACAAACTTGGACGATTGCCAATAATACACAGACATCAACTACTGATGCATTTGGAACTATTGTGTTTCAAGGTGGAGCACATGCACATAAAGCACAATATGTGAGATTATCATATGATTCTGAACCATTGGATGTCATGTATTTGATGGAAAAAGTTTGGGGATTGGAAGCCCCAAGACTTGTTATTACAGTTCATGGAGGAATGAGCAATTTTGA ACTAGAAGAGCGTCTTGGTCGACTTTTTCGAAAAGGAATGCTCAAAGCTGCTCAAACAACGGGAGCATGGATTATTACAAGTGGGCTTGACAGTGGAGTCGTTCGGCACGTGGCAAAAGCGTTAGATGAAGCTGGAATTTCAGCCAGGATGAGATCACAAATTGTAACGATTGGAATTGCTCCGTGGGGAGTTATCAAGAGAAAAGAGAGGCTT ataagaCAAAATGAGCATGTCTATTATGATGTTCACTCGTTGTCTGTAAATGCAAatgttggaattttgaatgatCGGCACTCATACTTTCTGTTAGCAGACAATGGAACTGTTGGACGGTTCGGAGCAGATCTCCATCTTCGTCAAAATCTGGAAAACCACATTGCGACGTTTGGTTGTAATGGTCGAAAAGTTCCAGTTGTGTGTACATTATTAGAAGGAGGAATCAGTTCAATTAATGCAATTCATGATTATGTTACTAT GAAACCTGATATTCCTGCTATTGTCTGTGATGGTAGTGGAAGAGCTGCAGATATAATTTCATTTGCTGCCAGATATATCAACTCTGATGG AACGTTCGCAGCGGAAGTCGGagaaaaacttcgaaatttaataaaaatggtATTTCCGGAAACGGATCAAGAagaaatgttcagaaaaatcacaGAATGCGTTATTCGTGACGATCTTCTGAGGATTTTTAGATATGGAcaggaggaggaggaagacgttgattttgttattttgagtACTGTCCTTCAGAAACAGAACTTGCCGCCTGATGAGCAG tTAGCACTGACATTATCATGGAATCGAGTCGATTTGGCAAAGAGTTGTCTATTCTCAAACGGAAGAAAATGGTCAAGTGATGTGCTGGAAAAAGCAATGAATGATGCATTGTACTGGGATCGA gtgGATTTTGTCGAATGTCTGTTAGAAAATGGAGTTTCCATGAAGAATTTTCTATCAATAAACCGACTTGAAAACCTATACAACAtg GATGATATAAATAGTGCTCATTCTGTAAGGAATTGGATGGAAAACTTTGATTCAATGGATCCACACACTTATTTAACAATTCCAATGATTGGACAAGTAGTCGAGAAATTGATGGGAAATGCATTCCAGTTGTATTATACATCGAGAAGttttaaaggaaaatatgATAGATACAAAAGGATTAATCAg AGCAGTTATTTCcatcgaaaacgaaaaatagtacaaaaagaGCTGTTCAAGAAGAAATCAGATGATCAGATTAATGATAATGAGGAAGAAGACTTTAGTTTTGCATATCCATTTAATGATCTTTTGATATGGGCGGTACTTACAAGTAGGCATGGAATGGCTGAATGTATGTGGGTTCATGGAGAAGATGCTATGGCAAAGTGTCTCTTAGCTATCAG ATTGTACAAAGCAACAGCGAAAATTGCCGAAGATGAATATCTTGATGTGGAAGAAGCGAAACGACTTTTTGATAATGCTGT AAAATGTCGAGAAGATGCTATTGAGCTGCTCGATCAATGTTACAGAGCAGATCATGATCGGACGCTGAGACTTTTACGAATGGAACTTCCACATTGGGGAAATAATAACTGTTTGTCATTGGCAGTATTAGCCAACACAAAAACGTTTCTAGCACATCCATG ttgtcaAATCCTACTTGCTGAACTATGGCACGGCTCTCTTAAAGTCAGGTCGGGATCAAATGTTCGTGTTTTAACGGCTCTCATCTGTCCACCTGCAATCCTTTTTATGGCTTATAAaccaaaacattcaaaaacagCTCGTTTATTGTCTGAAGAGACTCCAGAACAGTTACCGTATCCCCGTGAAAGTATTACAAGTACAACTTCAAATAGATATCGATACTCAAAAGGACCTGAAGAACAGAAAGAAACTTTACTAGAAAAAGGAAGTTATACAAAGAAAGTTACAATTATCTCATCGAGAAAGAATTCTGGAGTTGCAAGTGTATATGGATCAGCATCTTCAATGATGTTCAAAAGGGAACCACAATTGAATAAATTCGAACGATTTCGAGCATTCTATTCATCACCGATCACAAAATTCTGGTCATGGTGCATtgcttttttgatatttctgacAACACAAACATGTATTTTGCTATTGGAAACTTCATTAAAACCTTCGAAATATGAATGGATTACATTTATTTATACTGTGACGCTTTCCGTGGAGCATATTCGAAAG TTGATGACATCAGAAGGTTCAAGGATAAATGAAAAAGTCAAAGTATTCTATGCAAAATGGTATAATATATGGACATCAGCTGCGTTGTTATTCTTTCTTGTTGGTTATGGATTCCGTTTGGTTCCAATGTACAGGCATTCTTGGGGAAGAGTACTTCTCAGTTTTAGTAACGTTCTTTTTTATATGAAG ATATTTGAGTATCTGTCTGTCCATCCATTACTTGGTCCTTATATTCAAATGGCTGCAAAAATGGTATGGTCAATGTGCTACATTTGTGTACTTCTTCTTGTTCCACTCATGGCTTTTGGTGTGAATCGACAAGCATTAACTGAACCAAATGTAAAGGATTGGCATTGGTTACTTGTCAGAAATATCTTCTATAAACCATATTTCATGTTATACGGTGAAGTGTACGCAGGAGAAATTGATACATGTGGAGATGAAGGAATTCGTTGTTTTCCTGGATATTTTATTCCACCTCTTCTGATGGTCATTTTCCTTCTTGTTGCAAATATTCTGCTTCTCAATTTACtcattgcaattttcaa tAACATTTATAATGattcaatcgaaaaatcgaaagaaatTTGGTTGTTCCAGCGATATCAGCAACTTATGGA ataccATGACAGTCCATTCCTTCCACCACCATTCAGTATTTTTGCTCATGTTTATCATTTCATAGACTATCTCTACAAT ctccGAAGGCCCGACACAAAACGTTTTCGATCTGAACATTCTATCA AATTAAGTGTAACTGAAGACGAAATGAAACGGATACAAGATTTTGAGGAAGATTGTATTGACACATTAACAAGGATACGAAAACTTAAACTGAATACCAAAGAACCTTTGAGTGTAACTGATTT AACTGAATTGACATGCCAACGGGTTCATGATCTAATGCAGGAAAATTTCCTTCTCAAG AGTCGTGTATATGATATTGAGACAAAAATTGATCACATTTCAAATTCTAGCGATGAAGTTGTGCAGATTCTCAAAAATAAG AAGTTATCGCAGAATTTCGCAGCGTCAAGTTTATCACTTCCAGATACTTCGATTGAAGTTCCAAAAATCAc aaaaacccTGATCGATTGTCATTTGTCTCCAGTGTCAATTGAAGATCGTCTCGCTACTCGATCACCACTTCTGGCAAATCTTCAAAGAGATCATACTCTTCGTAAATATGATGAT GCAAACTTCCAACCTGGGAAACTTCAACGGCGAGCACGTCTTCATTCGAGTTCGTGTTCTATTTCACAAGACATGAAGGAAATGAAAAC aagtaTGAGTTCAAGAAACTTGAAAAGGGAGGATTCTGGAGAAATAACTACGTCATCTCATGGAGGTTATGATTCGGATGTTTCTGGTCCCGATTAG
- the col-126 gene encoding Nematode cuticle collagen N-terminal domain-containing protein (Confirmed by transcript evidence): MEKILVTISTGAASIAVLAVLFTVPSLYNTINEVHDQVLDGVSVFRVETDSAWTEMMDIQVTVTPPTKPRVNPFNSVFRQKRQTFSGLPAWCQCEPTKPTCPPGPPGPPGQPGAPGVPGAPGPRGGDSTVTYAPINCPQVSFDCIKCPAGPAGPAGSSGPAGPAGPSGQPGTPGQRGNDGFPGAPGAPGDNGQPGFPGQDGAPGQPGADGQRGAGTPGAPGAPGNAGPAGPSGQDGFPGQDGAPGSAGPAGQDGFPGNNGSDGQPGAPGGPGLPGNDAAYCACPPRSAVFLSRH, translated from the exons ATGGAGAAGATTCTTGTAACCATCTCAACTGGAGCTGCATCCATTGCAGTTTTGGCTGTTCTTTTCACTGTTCCATCTCTCTACAATACCATCAACGAAGTTCATGATCAA gttCTTGATGGAGTTTCCGTTTTCCGTGTTGAAACCGATTCTGCTTGGACCGAGATGATGGACATTCAGGTTACTGTCACTCCACCAACTAAGCCACGTGTCAATCCATTCAACTCTGTCTTCCGTCAAAAGCGTCAAACTTTCTCTGGACTTCCAGCTTGGTGCCAGTGTGAGCCAACTAAGCCAACTTgcccaccaggaccaccaggaccaccaggccagccaggagcaccaggagtcccaggagctccaggaccaAGAGGGGGCGACAGCACTGTTACCTATGCTCCAATCAACTGCCCACAAGTTTCATTCGATTGCATTAAGTGCCCAGcaggaccagccggaccagCTGGATCATCCGGACCAGCAGGACCAGCAGGACCATCTGGACAACCAGGAACTCCAGGACAACGTGGAAACGATGGATTcccaggagctccaggagcaccaggagacAATGGTCAACCAGGATTCCCAGGACAAGATGGAGCtccaggacaaccaggagccGATGGACAACGTGGAGCTGGAActccaggagcaccaggagctccaggaaatgctggaccagctggaccatCTGGACAAGATGGATTCCCAGGACAAGATGGAGCACCAGGATCAGCTGGACCAGCCGGACAAGACGGATTCCCAGGAAACAATGGATCCGATGGACAaccaggagctccaggaggACCAGGACTTCCAGGAAACGATGCCGCTTATTGTGCCTGCCCACCAAGATCCGCTGTTTTCCTTTCCCGTCATTAA